One Bdellovibrio sp. ArHS genomic region harbors:
- a CDS encoding type 1 glutamine amidotransferase domain-containing protein has product MISKKVLFVLTNTERLGDSGHHTGAYLSEITHPYDELCRAGFEIDMASPKGGKVPLDGVKMDDPLNATWMNDEDFLEKIEHTLLPANVSAQDYAAILFVGGHGAMFDLPECVPLQQITAQIFENEGVVASVCHGAAGLVNVRLSTGDYLLKGHEMSAFTNEEEEAVGMEKVVPFLLETKLQERGAQFSSAPKFTAHVVKSGRLVSGQNPASAAEVGQALVEVLDFISEGRTVPEKNWCEWGHP; this is encoded by the coding sequence ATGATCAGTAAGAAGGTCCTTTTTGTTTTAACCAACACCGAGCGGCTGGGCGATTCGGGGCATCACACGGGCGCCTATCTTTCGGAAATCACCCATCCATATGACGAGTTATGCCGTGCGGGGTTCGAGATTGATATGGCTAGTCCCAAGGGCGGTAAAGTGCCGCTAGATGGTGTGAAGATGGATGACCCTTTAAATGCCACGTGGATGAACGATGAAGATTTTCTGGAAAAGATAGAACACACGTTGCTGCCTGCTAATGTGAGCGCCCAAGACTATGCGGCGATTCTTTTTGTGGGTGGCCACGGAGCCATGTTCGATTTGCCGGAATGTGTTCCTTTGCAACAAATCACGGCACAGATTTTTGAAAATGAGGGCGTCGTAGCTTCTGTTTGTCATGGTGCTGCGGGGCTGGTGAATGTGCGTCTTTCTACTGGCGACTATTTGTTGAAAGGCCACGAGATGTCTGCGTTTACCAATGAAGAAGAAGAGGCCGTCGGTATGGAAAAAGTTGTCCCTTTTTTACTTGAAACAAAGTTGCAAGAACGGGGCGCGCAATTTTCTTCAGCCCCCAAGTTCACCGCACACGTGGTGAAAAGTGGACGATTGGTGAGTGGGCAAAATCCTGCTTCGGCAGCGGAAGTAGGTCAGGCTCTTGTGGAAGTGCTCGACTTTATTTCAGAGGGACGAACAGTTCCGGAAAAAAACTGGTGCGAATGGGGGCATCCATAA
- a CDS encoding murein L,D-transpeptidase catalytic domain family protein — translation MNLRWMTLLGFFFLSSAFAQTPTVNLAKYDYVDPKKEIPTVALEKALTYYDVYYNKIANKNYVTVIDFTQNSSQKRMYVIDMKTGLVTRYLVSHGRGSDPNHTGMAKKFSNIEGSKMSSLGMYVTGAEYSGKHGRSMRLVGLEKSNDQAMNRAIVVHGAWYVDPQYKPLGRSEGCPAVEQKHIDTVVSQLKGGSVYYIWAGQP, via the coding sequence ATGAATTTACGTTGGATGACTCTTCTGGGCTTTTTCTTTCTCTCTTCTGCCTTTGCACAGACACCGACAGTCAATCTTGCCAAATACGATTACGTCGACCCCAAAAAAGAGATCCCGACGGTGGCGCTAGAAAAAGCCCTTACCTATTACGATGTTTACTATAATAAGATCGCCAATAAAAACTACGTGACAGTGATTGATTTCACTCAGAATTCGAGCCAAAAGCGCATGTATGTCATTGATATGAAAACCGGGCTTGTCACACGGTATCTGGTTTCACACGGCCGCGGTTCCGATCCGAATCACACGGGCATGGCCAAAAAATTTTCCAATATTGAGGGCTCCAAGATGTCGTCTCTCGGTATGTACGTGACCGGGGCGGAATACAGTGGTAAACATGGCCGCTCTATGCGACTGGTCGGATTAGAAAAATCCAATGATCAGGCGATGAATCGCGCCATCGTCGTCCATGGAGCCTGGTATGTCGACCCTCAGTATAAGCCCCTGGGTCGCAGCGAAGGCTGTCCTGCGGTGGAACAAAAACACATCGACACCGTAGTCAGCCAGCTTAAAGGCGGCAGCGTTTATTATATTTGGGCGGGACAACCTTAA
- a CDS encoding pseudouridine synthase produces MELLYKDDYFIAVNKPSGFHVHPHENVQHRVSRDKICLYHARRMMKQHVYPVHRLDAATSGVLLFALSSQAASQICKLFTERATHKTYQAVVRGYVKDEGQIDLPLELDSTGDLVDAKTTYKRLGTIEFPVAVGKKFPTARYSWVEVVPHTGRYHQIRRHFNRISHPLLGDAVHGDSHHNRFFRNDVGIEGLCLRALRLEFTHPWSGERVTIEAPTCEKWNKIQNLFTPSVLGASPLKSL; encoded by the coding sequence GTGGAATTGCTTTACAAGGATGACTACTTTATCGCGGTTAATAAACCGTCGGGATTTCATGTTCATCCTCACGAAAACGTTCAGCATCGTGTTTCTCGGGATAAAATCTGTCTGTATCACGCTCGCCGCATGATGAAACAACACGTCTACCCGGTTCATCGCCTTGATGCCGCAACCAGTGGCGTTTTGCTGTTTGCGCTCTCTTCCCAAGCGGCAAGCCAGATTTGCAAACTTTTTACTGAGCGCGCCACCCACAAAACCTATCAGGCGGTGGTGCGCGGGTACGTTAAAGACGAGGGGCAAATCGATCTCCCTTTGGAACTAGATTCGACCGGGGACCTGGTCGACGCCAAAACCACTTATAAACGATTAGGCACCATCGAGTTCCCGGTGGCTGTGGGTAAAAAATTTCCCACGGCCCGCTATTCCTGGGTGGAGGTGGTCCCGCACACAGGCCGCTATCACCAGATTCGCCGTCATTTCAACCGTATATCTCACCCTCTTTTAGGGGATGCCGTTCACGGGGATTCGCATCACAACCGTTTCTTTCGTAATGACGTGGGGATCGAGGGTCTGTGCCTTCGAGCTTTGCGCCTGGAATTCACCCATCCGTGGAGTGGTGAAAGAGTCACTATCGAGGCGCCGACCTGTGAAAAGTGGAATAAAATTCAAAATTTATTCACCCCTTCTGTCCTCGGAGCCTCGCCTCTGAAATCCCTTTGA
- a CDS encoding M1 family aminopeptidase: MSKAQALHKLMIVIGLLLILLVTLQSHAAPVHHKMQVEIIPGLKMLKAQDTLTFAKDTPRKLSFVLHKDLQVSVTSSDDSLILLHPATKEEPYAEYGLQLSNQDNKVSLYYQGVIYDPVVNDNSDGLIAPEGATLFGSTYWYPSFLDTQKSFDISVKTPVAWRSLVQGQITSMEVDASSRTSRFVEIYPQEEIYLVAGPFSFYEKELKDGKKVQVLLRKDDSSLAQNFISLIPGFLEHYSSAISPYPYSSFTVVENFWETGYGMPSFTLLGPTVIRLPFLLNSSLPHEVLHNWWGNSVYVDYDKGNWCEGLTTYMADHWQQELAGNDRGYRLNTLINYADFVAANPKNDFPVRQFRGRHNSSSQAVGYGKTMMIFHMLEFRFGKDLFKKALQDFYSENLFQRVSFFEIQKSFEKVTNQNLNTFFTQWLDREGAPQIELPDVKVMRWLDGSYSTTYVLAQTQNAPSYELNIPVIWTLENGQEVRQLARLFDKSQVFSLVSHSRPVKVAVDPDYHVFRKLFIEERPATLSSILGSPEVHFYFDPAQPQAEKFARVWAAATDGQDSFNKVTETLSLAPQGALVLIGDKDLFAQFVKTQLSEQKFELTDTTLRIDTQEFNLQETSTVLVMRLKSNPQQPVVWVRWSKENNPEEWASRLTHYGTFGVLVFKGRPAVFKSTWPVLQSPLQRNL, encoded by the coding sequence ATGTCCAAGGCGCAAGCACTTCACAAACTGATGATTGTGATCGGTCTTCTTTTAATTCTTCTCGTAACGCTGCAATCGCACGCGGCCCCTGTTCATCATAAAATGCAGGTAGAAATTATTCCGGGCCTAAAGATGCTCAAGGCCCAGGACACTTTGACTTTCGCCAAAGACACGCCCCGCAAACTGAGTTTCGTTCTACACAAAGATCTGCAAGTTTCTGTCACGAGTTCCGATGACAGCCTGATTCTTCTTCACCCTGCGACTAAAGAAGAACCTTATGCCGAGTACGGTCTGCAACTGAGTAACCAGGACAACAAGGTTTCCTTATACTACCAAGGAGTGATTTATGACCCCGTCGTCAACGACAACTCTGACGGTTTAATCGCTCCTGAAGGCGCCACCCTTTTTGGCAGCACTTACTGGTATCCTTCTTTTTTAGATACACAAAAAAGTTTCGACATTTCCGTGAAAACTCCCGTGGCGTGGCGCTCATTGGTTCAGGGCCAGATCACAAGTATGGAAGTCGATGCCTCCTCGCGCACGTCCCGCTTCGTCGAAATTTATCCGCAAGAAGAAATCTATCTGGTTGCCGGTCCGTTTTCTTTTTATGAAAAAGAACTGAAAGACGGAAAAAAAGTCCAAGTTCTCTTGCGCAAAGATGATTCCTCTTTGGCGCAAAATTTTATTTCTTTGATCCCGGGTTTCCTTGAACACTATTCTTCAGCTATTTCTCCTTATCCATATTCTTCTTTCACGGTGGTTGAGAATTTCTGGGAGACAGGCTACGGCATGCCCAGCTTCACTTTGTTAGGTCCTACAGTGATTCGTCTTCCTTTTCTGCTGAATTCGTCGCTGCCCCATGAAGTGCTGCACAACTGGTGGGGCAACAGTGTCTACGTGGATTACGATAAGGGAAATTGGTGCGAAGGACTTACTACTTACATGGCCGATCATTGGCAACAAGAGTTGGCCGGCAATGATCGTGGCTACCGCTTAAACACTCTGATCAACTACGCGGACTTCGTCGCCGCCAATCCTAAGAATGACTTCCCGGTCCGTCAGTTCCGCGGTCGCCATAATTCCAGCTCGCAAGCCGTGGGGTATGGCAAAACCATGATGATTTTCCACATGCTGGAATTCCGTTTCGGTAAAGACCTATTCAAAAAAGCCTTGCAGGACTTTTATTCCGAAAATCTTTTTCAACGCGTTTCATTTTTTGAAATTCAAAAAAGTTTTGAGAAGGTGACGAATCAAAACCTGAACACTTTTTTCACGCAATGGTTAGACCGTGAAGGGGCCCCGCAAATCGAGCTTCCCGACGTTAAGGTGATGCGCTGGCTGGACGGTTCTTACAGCACGACTTACGTTCTAGCACAGACACAAAATGCCCCGTCTTACGAGTTGAACATTCCGGTTATCTGGACTCTTGAAAACGGCCAAGAAGTTCGTCAGTTGGCACGTCTTTTTGACAAGTCCCAGGTGTTTTCATTGGTCAGCCATTCGCGTCCGGTCAAAGTGGCTGTCGATCCTGACTACCATGTTTTCAGAAAGCTTTTTATTGAGGAACGTCCCGCCACACTTTCTTCGATTCTAGGAAGCCCGGAAGTGCACTTCTATTTCGATCCAGCTCAACCGCAAGCAGAAAAGTTTGCGCGTGTTTGGGCCGCAGCCACAGACGGACAAGACAGCTTCAACAAAGTCACAGAGACCTTGAGTCTGGCCCCGCAAGGTGCTTTAGTTCTGATCGGTGATAAGGATTTGTTTGCGCAATTTGTGAAGACGCAGTTGAGTGAGCAAAAATTCGAACTGACAGACACAACACTTCGTATCGACACACAGGAATTCAATCTTCAGGAAACCAGCACCGTTTTAGTCATGCGCCTGAAATCAAATCCGCAACAACCAGTGGTATGGGTGCGCTGGAGCAAAGAGAATAATCCTGAAGAGTGGGCTTCGCGCCTGACTCACTATGGAACTTTCGGCGTCCTAGTTTTCAAAGGGCGCCCGGCGGTTTTCAAAAGCACCTGGCCTGTTCTGCAGTCCCCCTTACAGCGAAATCTGTAA
- a CDS encoding acyl-CoA dehydrogenase family protein, which produces MKKFESPNFLNTDSLFTEDELMVRNLIRDFVTREILPSIGEQYDKGHFPTEIIPRLGELGTLGATIQGHGCAGINYTSYGLIMQELERGDSGLRSFVSVQGALCMHPIDAFGTEEHKKKYLPKMAKGELVGCFGLTEPDFGSNPGGMITRARKDGNSYILNGSKMWITNGGFAGVAIVWAKDDEGEIRGFIVDRDLPGFTVRNIEKKFSLKASVTSELIFEDCRVPASQMLNVKGLKGPFSCLNHARFGISWGVLGAAMACYDEALNYAQTRIQFDKPIASFQLIQAKLVHMLTEITKGQLLALQVGRLKDKGEAQPVHISMAKMNNVSKALEIARMARDILGASGITYEYQTGRHMLNLESVNTYEGTEDIHRLIIGQHITGIPAFR; this is translated from the coding sequence ATGAAGAAATTTGAGTCTCCCAATTTTTTAAACACAGATTCTCTTTTTACTGAAGATGAGTTGATGGTCCGAAACCTTATACGGGACTTCGTGACTCGCGAAATTCTGCCATCTATCGGCGAACAATATGACAAAGGTCATTTCCCCACTGAAATTATTCCACGTTTAGGAGAGTTGGGGACTTTGGGAGCGACAATTCAAGGTCATGGCTGTGCGGGCATTAACTACACTTCTTATGGCCTGATCATGCAGGAATTAGAGCGAGGAGACAGTGGGCTACGCAGCTTCGTCAGCGTTCAAGGCGCACTGTGCATGCATCCAATTGATGCGTTTGGAACGGAAGAGCATAAAAAGAAATACCTGCCGAAGATGGCCAAGGGTGAATTGGTGGGCTGCTTCGGTTTGACTGAACCTGATTTCGGTTCCAATCCTGGGGGAATGATTACACGGGCCCGCAAAGACGGTAATAGCTACATCTTGAACGGGTCAAAAATGTGGATCACCAACGGTGGTTTCGCAGGAGTTGCGATTGTTTGGGCGAAGGACGATGAAGGCGAAATTCGCGGCTTTATCGTTGATCGCGACTTACCGGGGTTTACGGTCAGGAATATTGAAAAGAAGTTTTCTCTGAAAGCTTCTGTTACTTCCGAATTGATTTTTGAAGATTGTCGGGTTCCAGCGTCGCAGATGCTCAACGTGAAGGGACTTAAAGGACCGTTCTCATGTTTGAATCATGCCCGCTTCGGAATTTCCTGGGGCGTTTTGGGTGCGGCCATGGCTTGTTACGACGAAGCTTTGAATTACGCGCAGACCCGTATTCAGTTTGATAAGCCTATCGCCAGCTTCCAGTTGATTCAGGCAAAATTGGTTCACATGCTGACCGAGATCACCAAAGGACAACTATTAGCTTTGCAGGTGGGACGTTTGAAAGATAAGGGCGAGGCGCAACCGGTTCATATTTCCATGGCAAAAATGAACAATGTCTCTAAAGCATTAGAGATCGCTCGTATGGCGCGAGATATTTTAGGCGCCAGCGGTATCACTTACGAATATCAGACGGGTCGTCATATGTTGAACTTGGAAAGTGTTAATACGTACGAAGGAACAGAAGACATCCATCGTTTGATTATTGGTCAGCATATCACAGGCATTCCCGCATTCCGCTAA
- a CDS encoding 2-oxoacid:acceptor oxidoreductase subunit alpha yields the protein MSLVNDFTIKIATINGTGSQTANQVLMRCFFKMNIPVGSKNFFPSNIQGMPTWFAIRVNQHGFTGAKENCDILINYNAKTLAQDLREMSDHGILFYDQETPLDNVTLPSSAFAIPYKKILDEMDVAIKYRKPVSNMLYVGAVSAYLDIPEQILLQTLEKHFSKNENALRLNTTAALKGREYFNNTYSDSPRQFKVAAGPALQTQVLMDGNTASAMGLLYGGCSFLSWYPITPSTSVVETYQSLAKKYRPQSSEGSSAHVIVQSEDELSAICMVLGAGWAGARALTATSGPGLSLMAEAAGYAYYAEIPSVIWDVQRAGPSTGLPTRTAQGDITFAHFLSHGDTKHVCLLPGTLSDCFEFGQACFDLAERLQTLVIVLSDLDLGMNLWVENKWSYPEKPFDRGKILTVAELEKGASFDRYKDCEGDGIPYRTLPGAKHAKAAYFTRGSGHNESAQYTENPIAYTQVTERLLKKWETAKSLVPAPLIEKAPDSAQEGILYYGALDAVVAEMKALLTPATSLNSCRLRALPFTAEVQKFLEENKKVYVLDQNRDGQMYQLLASEFPHLATKLVSLRYHDGLPVTAEKLLKDFNHANHAAH from the coding sequence ATGAGTCTCGTCAATGATTTCACAATAAAAATTGCCACGATCAACGGAACCGGAAGTCAAACTGCGAATCAAGTTTTGATGAGGTGTTTTTTCAAAATGAATATTCCCGTGGGATCGAAGAATTTCTTTCCCTCAAACATTCAGGGGATGCCCACCTGGTTTGCCATTCGCGTGAATCAACATGGCTTCACCGGAGCGAAAGAAAATTGCGATATCCTGATCAATTACAATGCGAAGACCTTGGCGCAGGATCTGCGAGAAATGTCAGACCATGGTATTTTATTTTATGATCAGGAAACGCCTTTAGATAATGTCACGCTCCCCTCATCAGCGTTCGCAATTCCGTATAAAAAAATTCTGGATGAGATGGATGTCGCGATCAAGTATCGCAAACCCGTCAGTAATATGCTTTATGTCGGAGCTGTTTCAGCCTATCTGGATATTCCCGAACAGATTTTACTTCAGACTTTAGAAAAGCATTTCAGCAAGAATGAAAATGCTTTGCGCCTGAATACAACCGCGGCGCTGAAGGGTCGCGAATATTTTAATAATACCTACTCGGACTCGCCTCGCCAGTTTAAAGTCGCAGCCGGTCCTGCGCTGCAAACTCAGGTCCTGATGGATGGCAACACCGCTTCGGCCATGGGGTTGCTGTATGGGGGGTGTTCTTTTTTAAGCTGGTATCCCATTACTCCTTCAACCTCGGTGGTTGAAACCTATCAAAGCCTGGCCAAAAAATATCGTCCGCAGAGCAGTGAGGGTTCTTCAGCCCACGTCATTGTACAAAGTGAAGACGAACTTTCTGCCATCTGTATGGTGTTGGGCGCGGGGTGGGCCGGCGCACGAGCTTTAACCGCGACGTCAGGACCGGGGCTGAGCCTTATGGCCGAAGCTGCGGGCTACGCTTATTACGCCGAAATTCCTTCGGTGATTTGGGATGTGCAACGAGCAGGACCGTCAACGGGTCTTCCGACCCGAACAGCGCAAGGGGATATCACTTTCGCCCACTTCCTTTCCCACGGCGATACCAAGCATGTCTGTCTTTTGCCGGGAACTTTGTCAGATTGTTTTGAGTTCGGCCAAGCCTGTTTTGATTTGGCAGAGCGCCTGCAAACTTTGGTCATTGTTCTTAGCGATTTGGATTTAGGAATGAATCTGTGGGTTGAAAACAAATGGTCTTACCCGGAAAAGCCTTTTGATCGCGGCAAGATTTTGACGGTGGCAGAATTAGAAAAAGGAGCTTCTTTCGATCGCTACAAAGATTGCGAAGGAGATGGCATCCCCTATCGTACATTGCCTGGAGCAAAACATGCCAAAGCAGCCTACTTCACTCGAGGCTCAGGCCACAATGAATCCGCTCAATATACTGAAAACCCCATCGCCTACACACAAGTGACAGAACGGCTGTTGAAAAAATGGGAGACGGCAAAGTCTTTAGTACCTGCGCCTCTTATCGAGAAAGCCCCAGACTCTGCGCAAGAGGGGATTTTATACTACGGCGCCTTGGATGCCGTTGTTGCAGAAATGAAGGCGTTACTGACCCCAGCGACTTCGTTAAACTCTTGTCGACTGCGTGCTCTTCCCTTCACCGCAGAAGTTCAGAAATTTCTTGAAGAGAATAAAAAAGTCTATGTCCTTGATCAAAATCGTGATGGGCAAATGTATCAGCTTTTGGCCTCGGAGTTTCCTCACCTGGCTACGAAGCTTGTGTCTCTGCGATATCACGACGGACTCCCTGTTACTGCTGAAAAACTACTAAAGGATTTTAATCATGCAAACCACGCCGCTCACTAA
- a CDS encoding thiamine pyrophosphate-dependent enzyme has product MQTTPLTKNDYKGSPSTLCTGCGHDLISTQISNACFQLGIHPFDVAKISGIGCSSKLPAYFMSQSFAFNSMHGRMAPVATGAKLANPQLKILGISGDGDTASIGIGGFIHLIKRNVPMVYIVANNGVYGLTKGQFSPTADPHSPRKTGEIFLHDTLDLCTLSLELGCGFVARSFVGNPAQFAKVLQKAFEHPGTALIDVLSPCITFNNHNESTKSYPYLKAHEVPMAETAPFADPLQAIAAIRESYRKGEILTGLFYSQPEGPTLPEKLHSPARPLSEMGVDNLRPNQQKFEMMMEEYLA; this is encoded by the coding sequence ATGCAAACCACGCCGCTCACTAAAAATGACTACAAAGGCAGTCCTTCCACTCTTTGCACTGGTTGTGGGCATGATCTGATTTCGACGCAAATATCTAATGCCTGTTTTCAACTGGGTATTCACCCGTTTGACGTTGCAAAAATCTCGGGCATCGGCTGTTCATCGAAACTGCCGGCCTATTTTATGTCTCAGTCTTTCGCCTTCAACTCAATGCACGGTCGTATGGCGCCTGTGGCCACGGGAGCGAAGCTCGCCAATCCTCAGCTAAAAATTCTGGGTATCAGTGGCGATGGCGACACCGCCAGCATCGGAATCGGGGGCTTCATTCACCTGATCAAGAGAAACGTCCCCATGGTTTATATCGTGGCGAACAATGGTGTTTATGGATTAACCAAGGGACAATTTTCACCCACGGCCGATCCCCATTCCCCTCGAAAAACTGGTGAGATCTTTCTTCACGACACCTTGGATCTTTGCACGCTCAGTCTGGAATTAGGATGTGGCTTTGTCGCGCGAAGTTTCGTGGGTAATCCCGCACAGTTTGCGAAGGTCTTGCAAAAAGCTTTTGAACATCCGGGGACAGCCCTGATTGATGTACTCTCTCCTTGCATCACCTTCAACAATCACAATGAGTCGACCAAAAGTTATCCTTACCTGAAGGCTCACGAAGTGCCGATGGCAGAAACCGCGCCCTTTGCCGACCCCTTGCAGGCGATCGCCGCGATTCGCGAATCTTATAGAAAAGGCGAAATCCTGACGGGCCTTTTCTATAGCCAACCGGAAGGCCCCACTTTACCAGAAAAGCTGCACAGCCCCGCCCGACCTTTAAGCGAAATGGGGGTTGATAACCTCAGACCGAATCAACAGAAGTTTGAAATGATGATGGAAGAGTATCTAGCCTAA
- a CDS encoding ferritin-like domain-containing protein, protein MSNENKKVVNLLNEIIEMEISGVVRYLHYALMIKGPNRIPIVKWFHEQANEGYQHASTIGEKITALGGHPSLKVSPVPETKTHKVLDILKESLDFEQKALAKYKEVLKHCADDVALEELIRSMIRLETEHIEEVVKMLDTNI, encoded by the coding sequence ATGTCTAATGAAAATAAAAAAGTCGTCAATTTGCTCAATGAAATTATCGAAATGGAAATTTCCGGCGTTGTTCGCTATCTTCACTATGCCTTGATGATTAAAGGCCCGAATCGCATTCCTATCGTGAAGTGGTTTCATGAACAGGCTAATGAAGGCTATCAACATGCTTCGACTATCGGTGAAAAGATCACCGCTTTGGGCGGCCATCCGTCATTGAAAGTCAGCCCTGTGCCGGAAACGAAAACGCACAAAGTTTTGGACATTCTCAAAGAGAGTTTGGATTTCGAACAAAAAGCCTTGGCCAAGTATAAAGAAGTCTTAAAACATTGTGCCGATGATGTGGCTTTAGAGGAACTGATTCGCAGCATGATTCGCCTTGAAACAGAACACATCGAAGAAGTCGTCAAAATGTTGGATACCAACATCTAA
- a CDS encoding sigma-54 dependent transcriptional regulator — protein sequence MKSRILVVDDEESIREFLEIMLKKEGYEVTLAEDGQKAKDLLTKKTFDMIISDLQMPHVTGIELLKHVKESYPDTVFMLITAFGTTETAVEAMKMGAYDYLTKPFKIDEVRLNIQNALRSRNLEVENRSLKKELVKEYSFQNMVGNSQAMHAIFDMVKRVSQTPTNVLITGESGTGKEVVAKAIHYNGPLKDRPFVTVNCGAIPENLMESEMFGHKKGSFTGAVSDKAGLFEVADSGTLFLDEVGELPLTIQVKLLRAIQERVIRRVGATDDMKVDVRIIAATNRNLEEMVQKGTFRQDLFYRLNVINIKTPGLRDRRDDIPLLANHFLKKYNERLGKNIGAISSEAMEILKKYDYPGNVRELENLIERTVALEGGATILPESLPPMVNTSSGRKMASSNEIEIGDDGVDLDKVMGQIEKELLVKAIHAAGGVKKRAAKLLHISFRSMRYRIEKYNLGVVGDDELDDE from the coding sequence ATGAAGTCGAGAATTCTTGTTGTCGATGACGAAGAATCCATTCGCGAGTTTTTAGAGATCATGCTGAAGAAAGAAGGCTATGAAGTGACTTTGGCTGAGGATGGCCAAAAAGCGAAAGACCTTCTGACCAAAAAAACTTTCGATATGATCATTTCGGATTTACAGATGCCGCATGTGACGGGCATCGAGCTTTTGAAGCACGTCAAAGAATCCTATCCTGATACGGTTTTCATGTTGATCACAGCTTTCGGCACGACAGAAACCGCTGTGGAAGCGATGAAAATGGGTGCTTACGATTATCTGACGAAGCCGTTTAAGATTGATGAAGTTCGTTTGAACATTCAGAACGCCTTGCGCTCTCGCAACTTAGAAGTTGAAAACAGATCACTAAAAAAAGAATTGGTTAAAGAGTATTCTTTCCAAAACATGGTTGGTAATTCACAGGCCATGCACGCGATTTTTGATATGGTGAAGCGTGTATCGCAAACACCAACAAACGTTTTGATCACCGGGGAATCGGGAACCGGTAAAGAGGTGGTGGCTAAGGCCATTCACTACAACGGTCCATTGAAAGATCGTCCCTTCGTGACCGTCAACTGCGGTGCGATTCCTGAAAATCTGATGGAATCCGAGATGTTTGGTCATAAAAAAGGTTCGTTCACAGGGGCGGTGTCTGACAAAGCCGGTCTTTTTGAAGTCGCGGACTCAGGAACTTTGTTTCTAGACGAAGTCGGGGAATTGCCTTTGACGATTCAGGTAAAACTTCTTCGTGCGATCCAGGAGCGTGTCATCCGCCGCGTGGGCGCGACCGACGATATGAAAGTCGACGTGCGTATTATCGCTGCGACCAACAGAAACCTTGAAGAGATGGTGCAAAAGGGAACTTTCCGTCAAGATTTGTTCTATCGTTTGAACGTGATCAATATTAAGACTCCGGGTCTTCGTGATCGTCGTGATGATATTCCCTTGCTCGCAAATCACTTCCTTAAAAAGTACAACGAGCGTTTGGGAAAAAACATTGGCGCGATCAGCTCGGAAGCCATGGAAATTCTCAAAAAGTACGACTATCCAGGAAACGTGCGAGAACTTGAGAATTTGATCGAACGCACCGTCGCTTTGGAAGGCGGCGCCACGATTCTTCCTGAATCTTTACCACCAATGGTAAACACCTCTTCAGGACGCAAGATGGCTTCTTCCAACGAAATCGAAATCGGTGATGATGGTGTCGATCTTGATAAGGTGATGGGGCAAATTGAAAAAGAGCTTTTGGTTAAAGCCATTCATGCCGCAGGCGGCGTGAAGAAAAGAGCTGCCAAGCTTCTTCATATTTCCTTCCGATCCATGCGATATCGCATAGAAAAGTATAATCTGGGCGTTGTCGGTGATGACGAACTGGATGATGAATAG